In Deinococcus planocerae, the following are encoded in one genomic region:
- the trpC gene encoding indole-3-glycerol phosphate synthase TrpC: MTGGFAVNVERVPGVLGRIVRERVQDYAGAEETPGPPRPRQRRFHAALSGPALALVAEVKRASPSEGAIAPLNPAQAARAYQAGGASAISVLTEPRHFDGSPEALHAVVAGVDIPVLRKDFVVHPAMLREAADWGASAALLMVSVLGEAVGDYLRTAHGLGLDALVEVHDEAELEVALAAGPEIIGVNNRDLTTLSIDLGVSPRLIRRAREAGFTGVLVAESGYRTPEDLAGVRDLADAVLVGSSLAGSGDLEGAARRLLGR, from the coding sequence ATGACGGGCGGGTTTGCGGTGAATGTCGAGCGGGTGCCGGGCGTCCTGGGCCGCATCGTGCGCGAGCGGGTGCAGGACTACGCGGGGGCAGAGGAGACGCCGGGTCCACCCCGTCCCCGCCAGCGGAGGTTCCACGCCGCCCTCTCCGGCCCGGCCCTCGCCCTGGTCGCCGAGGTCAAGCGGGCCAGCCCCAGTGAGGGCGCCATCGCCCCCCTCAACCCGGCGCAGGCCGCCCGCGCGTACCAGGCGGGGGGTGCCTCGGCCATCAGCGTCCTCACCGAGCCCCGCCACTTCGACGGGAGCCCGGAGGCGCTGCACGCGGTCGTGGCCGGGGTGGACATTCCGGTCCTGCGCAAGGATTTCGTCGTCCACCCCGCCATGCTGCGCGAGGCCGCCGACTGGGGAGCGTCCGCCGCCCTGTTGATGGTCAGCGTGCTCGGCGAGGCGGTGGGCGACTACCTGCGGACGGCCCACGGGCTCGGCCTCGACGCGCTCGTGGAGGTCCACGACGAGGCGGAGCTGGAGGTGGCGCTGGCGGCGGGGCCGGAGATCATCGGGGTGAACAACCGCGACCTGACCACCCTAAGTATCGACCTCGGGGTGAGCCCGCGCCTGATCCGCCGTGCCCGGGAGGCGGGCTTCACGGGCGTCCTCGTCGCGGAGAGCGGCTACCGCACGCCGGAGGACCTGGCCGGAGTGCGTGACCTCGCCGACGCCGTGCTCGTAGGGAGCAGCCTCGCGGGCAGCGGCGACCTGGAGGGGGCGGCCCGGCGCCTGCTGGGGCGTTGA
- a CDS encoding MBL fold metallo-hydrolase, which translates to MNRRTRSAALVRGAGQTLLLDCGPDLHGQLARLPGPLVPDAVVVSHAHNDHLLGLGDLLDYAVYAGGDLPMNGALAGQTALAPLPVYAPAEVLPQIEDRFRYAFRKGPRVHPFPEEGLRVAGVHVRAFRVPHGANGHSHAFRLDGPGIRTAYVTDAIDIPEETVRTWLTGLDLLILGTSFADESGAVHATRSVYDVREAVALPWARAARRVLLTHLSHDVDVRAVGLPERWAFARDGLETRL; encoded by the coding sequence GTGAACCGCCGCACCCGCAGCGCCGCCCTCGTCCGTGGAGCAGGTCAAACCCTGCTCCTCGATTGCGGCCCGGACCTCCACGGGCAGCTCGCCCGGCTGCCGGGGCCGCTTGTGCCGGACGCGGTGGTCGTCTCGCACGCGCATAACGATCATCTGCTGGGACTGGGGGACCTGCTGGACTATGCCGTCTACGCGGGGGGGGACCTGCCCATGAACGGCGCCCTGGCCGGGCAGACGGCGCTGGCTCCCCTGCCGGTCTACGCGCCCGCCGAGGTTCTGCCCCAGATCGAGGACCGCTTCCGGTACGCCTTCCGCAAAGGCCCCCGCGTCCATCCCTTCCCCGAGGAGGGCCTGCGAGTCGCAGGGGTCCACGTCCGCGCCTTCCGCGTTCCCCACGGGGCGAACGGGCACAGCCACGCCTTCCGGCTGGACGGCCCCGGCATCCGCACCGCGTATGTGACCGACGCCATCGACATCCCCGAAGAGACGGTGCGGACGTGGTTGACGGGCCTCGACCTCCTGATCCTCGGCACGTCCTTCGCGGACGAGTCCGGGGCCGTTCACGCCACCCGCAGCGTGTACGACGTGCGCGAGGCGGTGGCGCTGCCGTGGGCGCGGGCGGCCCGCCGCGTCCTCCTCACCCACCTGTCGCACGACGTGGATGTGCGGGCCGTGGGGCTGCCGGAGAGGTGGGCCTTCGCGCGGGACGGGCTGGAGACCCGGCTCTAG
- a CDS encoding potassium channel family protein produces the protein MKTKQCLVIGLGRFGSAVATTLYEMGHEVVAIDHNEDNVERVMNRVTHAAIVDATDERALRSIGAADFDVVVVAIGTDVQANILATMNAKSLGAPYVVTKAVDEMARRVLERIGADLVIRPEHDMGVRLARQIATPNIVDTLDLGGDYAIVEIEANERLRGSLRDLNLTGRFGVQVIAISRAGKVEVTPRAEDTLRPHDKLVVIGTGHSLDELRRYLGE, from the coding sequence ATGAAGACCAAACAATGCCTGGTGATCGGCCTGGGCCGCTTCGGCTCCGCCGTCGCCACCACCCTCTACGAGATGGGCCACGAGGTCGTCGCCATCGACCACAACGAGGACAACGTGGAGCGGGTGATGAACCGCGTCACCCACGCCGCCATCGTGGACGCCACCGACGAGCGGGCGCTGCGGAGCATCGGCGCCGCCGACTTCGACGTGGTGGTCGTCGCCATCGGCACGGACGTGCAGGCGAATATCCTCGCCACGATGAACGCCAAGAGCCTCGGCGCGCCCTACGTCGTTACCAAGGCCGTGGACGAGATGGCGCGGCGGGTGCTGGAGCGGATCGGGGCCGACCTGGTGATCCGGCCCGAGCACGACATGGGGGTAAGGCTCGCGCGGCAGATCGCCACGCCGAACATCGTGGATACGCTCGACCTGGGGGGGGACTACGCCATCGTCGAGATCGAGGCGAACGAGCGGTTGCGGGGGTCGCTGCGGGACCTGAACCTGACGGGGCGGTTTGGGGTGCAGGTCATCGCCATCAGCCGGGCGGGGAAGGTGGAGGTGACGCCGCGGGCGGAGGATACGCTTCGGCCTCACGACAAGTTGGTGGTGATCGGGACGGGGCACAGTTTGGATGAGTTGCGGCGGTATCTGGGGGAGTGA
- a CDS encoding TrkH family potassium uptake protein, protein MLIPFPRAPRPSGPPRRSLMSRFTPPQLIAVVYLVGIALGTGLLHLPGVTAPGAALNSIDRLFTATSAICITGLVVADTGETFTRAGQVIILVLSQIGGLGILTFGTLFAFLTGRRVNFTERQHLVQQINALDVGGVVSLIRIIFLYTFVAEGAGAVLLALRFVPQFGWGEGLYQAVFHAVSAYNNAGFVVVPGGMGQYVGDPLVSLTVSTLIILGGLGFLVQLNAVTHLLNPRRNRLLVYSKLTLLTTGVLLLVGMVLLLVLEWTNARTFGPLDLGTKLLASFFQSVTPRSGGFATVDISAMTSASLFLLIALMFVGANSGSTGGGIKTSTLAILVGSAWNMVRGRGDLIVFGRRVEPENLVRAGTVTTLYTLMVASAFFAMLATNPRLGFTHLLFETVSAAATVGLSMNTTHLINDPGLVILSVLMYLGRIGPLTFATSFSLRGSQTRGVQYPPERDILVG, encoded by the coding sequence ATGCTGATTCCCTTTCCCCGAGCCCCGCGCCCGTCCGGCCCGCCCCGGCGGTCGCTGATGTCGCGCTTCACGCCGCCGCAGCTCATCGCCGTGGTGTACCTCGTGGGGATCGCGCTCGGGACCGGGCTGCTGCACCTCCCCGGCGTGACCGCCCCCGGCGCGGCGCTGAACTCCATCGACCGGCTCTTCACGGCCACGAGCGCCATCTGCATCACCGGGCTGGTCGTGGCGGATACGGGCGAGACGTTCACGCGGGCCGGGCAGGTCATCATCCTGGTGCTCTCGCAGATCGGCGGGCTGGGCATCCTGACCTTCGGGACCCTCTTCGCCTTCCTGACCGGGCGGCGGGTGAACTTCACCGAGCGCCAGCACCTCGTCCAGCAGATCAACGCGCTCGACGTGGGCGGGGTGGTGTCCCTCATCCGCATCATCTTCCTGTACACCTTCGTGGCGGAGGGGGCGGGGGCCGTGCTCCTCGCCCTGCGCTTCGTGCCGCAGTTCGGGTGGGGCGAGGGGCTGTACCAGGCGGTCTTCCACGCGGTGAGTGCCTACAACAACGCGGGCTTCGTGGTCGTGCCGGGCGGGATGGGGCAGTACGTGGGCGACCCCCTCGTGAGCCTCACGGTCAGCACGCTGATCATCCTGGGGGGGCTGGGCTTCCTGGTGCAGCTCAACGCGGTGACCCACCTGCTCAATCCCCGGCGCAACCGTCTCCTGGTGTACTCCAAGCTCACCCTGCTGACGACCGGGGTGCTGCTCCTCGTGGGGATGGTCCTCCTGCTCGTGCTGGAGTGGACGAACGCGCGGACGTTCGGGCCGCTCGACCTCGGGACCAAGCTCCTCGCCTCCTTCTTCCAGAGCGTGACGCCGCGCTCGGGGGGCTTTGCCACGGTGGACATCTCCGCGATGACGAGCGCGAGCCTCTTCCTGCTGATCGCCCTGATGTTCGTGGGGGCCAACAGCGGCTCAACGGGGGGCGGCATCAAGACGAGCACCCTCGCCATCCTGGTGGGCAGCGCGTGGAACATGGTGCGCGGGCGCGGCGACCTGATCGTCTTCGGGCGGCGGGTGGAGCCGGAAAACCTGGTGCGGGCGGGGACCGTGACCACCCTCTACACGCTGATGGTGGCCTCGGCCTTCTTCGCCATGCTCGCCACCAACCCGAGACTCGGCTTCACCCACCTGCTGTTCGAGACGGTGAGCGCCGCCGCCACCGTCGGCCTGAGCATGAACACCACCCACCTGATCAACGACCCCGGTCTGGTGATCCTGAGCGTGCTGATGTACCTCGGGCGCATCGGCCCCCTGACCTTCGCCACCTCCTTCAGCCTGCGGGGCAGTCAGACACGGGGCGTCCAGTATCCGCCGGAGCGCGACATTCTGGTCGGGTAG
- a CDS encoding TrkH family potassium uptake protein: MALSPPPRTSDPAARVRKGLFSRVSPPQLIALSFAVGILVGAVLLTLPVTHGPGRDVTFLQALFTATSALCVTGLNVIDPGRDFNRLGQVIILILIQVGGLGIITFGTVFALVTRRRVNYSERIRLAQQISAFSAGDVVPLIRNIFLYTFVIEGVGALLLALRFVPLEGWGRGLFYAVFHSVSAFNNAGFALYSDNYLRFVRDDLVSMVTAGLIILGGLGFLVQLNVVAHLLDRRRNRLLVHSKLTLTMTGALLLIGTLTYLGLEWNNPRTLAPLGLEDKLLASFFQSVVTRTAGFNTLDYGAMGLATLFISIILMFIGANPGSTGGGIKTSTFYVMMASAWSMVRGRGEIVLFSRRIDRETVIRAMTVGLLSIGLVNVMFILLLVFNTNPNVLFVQLFFEAVSAFATVGLSMNATPLLNPAQEIVLIGLMYLGRIGPLTFAVAFNSRGEQDLVKYPAEKDILIG, encoded by the coding sequence ATGGCACTCTCCCCTCCCCCCCGAACGTCCGACCCGGCGGCGCGCGTCCGCAAAGGGCTCTTCTCGCGGGTCAGTCCGCCGCAACTGATCGCGCTCTCGTTCGCGGTAGGGATCCTGGTGGGGGCGGTCCTGCTCACCCTGCCGGTCACCCACGGGCCGGGCCGCGACGTGACTTTCCTGCAAGCCCTCTTCACGGCCACGAGCGCCCTGTGCGTGACCGGGCTCAACGTCATCGACCCGGGGCGCGACTTCAACCGCCTCGGGCAGGTCATCATCCTGATCCTGATTCAGGTCGGCGGGCTGGGCATCATCACCTTCGGGACCGTGTTCGCGCTCGTCACGCGGCGGCGGGTGAACTACAGCGAGCGCATCCGGCTCGCCCAGCAGATCAGCGCCTTCAGCGCGGGGGACGTGGTGCCGCTCATCCGCAACATCTTCCTGTACACCTTCGTGATCGAGGGGGTCGGCGCCCTGCTCCTCGCCCTGCGCTTCGTGCCGCTGGAGGGGTGGGGGCGGGGGCTTTTCTACGCCGTCTTCCACTCGGTGAGTGCTTTCAACAACGCGGGCTTCGCGCTCTACAGCGACAACTACCTGCGCTTCGTGCGCGACGACCTCGTGAGCATGGTCACCGCGGGGCTCATCATCCTGGGCGGGCTGGGCTTTCTGGTGCAGCTCAATGTGGTCGCGCACCTCCTCGACCGCCGGCGCAACCGCCTGCTCGTCCACAGCAAATTGACCCTGACGATGACGGGAGCGCTCCTCCTGATCGGCACGCTGACGTACCTGGGGCTGGAGTGGAACAACCCGCGCACGCTCGCGCCGCTGGGGCTGGAGGACAAGCTGCTCGCCTCCTTTTTCCAGAGCGTCGTGACGCGCACGGCGGGCTTCAACACCCTCGACTACGGGGCGATGGGGCTCGCCACCCTCTTTATCTCCATCATCCTGATGTTCATCGGGGCGAATCCCGGCTCGACGGGCGGCGGGATCAAGACGAGCACCTTCTACGTGATGATGGCCTCCGCGTGGAGCATGGTGCGCGGGCGGGGCGAGATCGTGCTGTTCAGCCGCCGCATCGACCGCGAGACGGTGATCCGCGCGATGACGGTGGGGCTGCTGAGCATCGGGCTCGTGAACGTCATGTTCATCCTGCTGCTGGTGTTCAACACCAACCCGAACGTCCTCTTCGTGCAGCTCTTCTTCGAGGCGGTGAGTGCGTTCGCCACGGTGGGCCTGAGCATGAACGCCACGCCGCTCCTCAACCCGGCGCAGGAGATCGTCCTGATCGGGCTGATGTACCTCGGGCGCATCGGGCCGCTGACCTTCGCGGTGGCCTTCAACAGCCGGGGGGAGCAGGACCTGGTGAAGTACCCGGCGGAAAAGGACATCCTGATCGGGTAA
- a CDS encoding methyltransferase domain-containing protein, translating into MPRSPRSGSARPHRPKRPQGDHRARQPAHEYVAEALPGLEEVAAAELGAVPLARDIRGLRFWYPGDPERLTRLRGPVAVYRVQAWDVPRPRGLLGHQQFGELTAYLGEVVRLGGHRSFRLAAAGRESSVMGRIADELQSALDLPFDPEEGELLIRLRPQEDGPGWEVLARITPRPLSARAWRVCNLGGGLNATVAFALHRLAGQREEDRIFNPMSGSGTLLVERALMGPSAAMVGVDTDPRAVECARANLQAAGRDVEVAQVDALQTGLPARSFDLIVSDLPWGDAIGDHRANAALYPAFLQEMHRLCSRHGRLVVLTHEIRLFERLLREQTHWHARELFQVYSGGHHPKAYLLGKT; encoded by the coding sequence ATGCCGCGTTCCCCCCGCTCCGGAAGTGCCCGCCCCCACCGCCCGAAACGCCCGCAGGGAGACCACCGCGCCCGCCAGCCCGCCCACGAGTACGTCGCCGAGGCCCTGCCCGGTCTGGAGGAGGTCGCGGCGGCGGAACTGGGGGCCGTGCCCCTGGCGCGCGACATCCGCGGCCTGCGCTTCTGGTACCCCGGCGACCCCGAGCGCCTGACCCGGCTGCGCGGCCCGGTCGCCGTCTACCGGGTGCAGGCCTGGGACGTGCCCCGCCCGCGCGGCCTGCTGGGGCACCAGCAGTTCGGGGAGCTGACGGCCTACCTCGGCGAGGTCGTGCGCCTCGGCGGGCACCGCTCCTTCCGGCTGGCGGCGGCGGGGCGCGAGTCGAGCGTGATGGGGCGCATCGCGGACGAACTCCAGTCGGCCCTGGACCTCCCCTTCGACCCCGAGGAGGGCGAACTCCTGATCCGCCTGCGCCCCCAGGAGGACGGCCCCGGCTGGGAGGTCCTGGCGCGCATCACGCCCCGGCCCCTCTCCGCGCGCGCGTGGCGGGTGTGCAACCTGGGGGGCGGCCTGAACGCCACGGTCGCCTTCGCCCTGCACCGGCTCGCCGGGCAGCGTGAGGAGGACCGCATCTTCAACCCCATGAGCGGCAGCGGCACCCTGCTCGTCGAGCGGGCGCTGATGGGTCCCTCCGCCGCGATGGTGGGGGTGGACACCGACCCCCGCGCCGTCGAGTGCGCCCGCGCCAACCTTCAGGCCGCCGGGCGCGACGTGGAGGTCGCCCAGGTGGACGCCCTGCAAACGGGCCTCCCCGCCCGCTCCTTCGACCTGATCGTCTCCGACCTTCCCTGGGGCGACGCCATCGGCGACCACCGCGCCAACGCGGCCCTGTACCCCGCCTTCCTTCAGGAGATGCACCGCCTGTGCAGCCGCCACGGGCGCCTGGTGGTCCTCACCCACGAGATTCGGCTGTTCGAGCGGCTTTTGCGCGAGCAAACCCATTGGCACGCCCGCGAGCTGTTCCAGGTGTACAGCGGCGGGCACCATCCGAAGGCGTACCTGCTGGGGAAGACCTAG
- a CDS encoding DNA-3-methyladenine glycosylase — translation MTSPLPPAFFDRDPTRVARELLGATLVRVLPGGERLAGRVVEAEAYDCPRDPACAAGRFHLVRTVAMAIAPGHWLFWSAHGHPLLQVACREEGVSASVLIRALEPLEGLGTMLTHRPVTRERDLTNGPAKLVYALGLDPAAVAGLPVTGPALHLLPGEPLPDERVEVTARVGILAGKNLPWRFLIRGNPWVSPGVPSMDLSAGLRGAEG, via the coding sequence TTGACTTCTCCCCTCCCCCCCGCCTTCTTCGACCGCGACCCCACGCGCGTCGCCCGTGAATTGCTCGGCGCGACCCTCGTCCGCGTCCTGCCCGGTGGCGAGCGGCTGGCGGGCCGGGTGGTGGAGGCCGAGGCGTACGACTGCCCGCGCGACCCCGCCTGCGCCGCCGGGCGCTTCCACCTCGTCCGCACCGTGGCGATGGCGATTGCGCCCGGCCACTGGCTCTTCTGGTCGGCGCACGGGCACCCGCTGTTGCAGGTCGCCTGCCGCGAAGAAGGCGTCTCGGCGAGCGTCCTGATCCGCGCCCTGGAACCGCTGGAGGGCCTGGGCACCATGCTCACTCACCGCCCCGTGACCCGCGAGCGCGACCTGACGAACGGGCCCGCCAAGCTCGTCTACGCCCTCGGCCTCGACCCGGCGGCGGTGGCGGGCCTGCCCGTGACCGGCCCTGCCCTGCACCTCCTCCCCGGCGAGCCCCTGCCCGACGAGCGGGTGGAGGTCACGGCGCGGGTCGGCATCCTGGCGGGGAAGAACCTGCCGTGGCGCTTCCTGATCCGGGGCAACCCGTGGGTGTCGCCCGGGGTGCCCAGCATGGACCTCAGCGCGGGGCTGAGGGGGGCGGAGGGGTGA